The following are from one region of the Streptomyces rubrogriseus genome:
- a CDS encoding electron transfer flavoprotein subunit beta/FixA family protein — translation MSLRIVVTVKYVPDATGDRHFADDLTVDRDDVDGLLSELDEYAVEQALQISENSDDDVEVTVLTVGPEDAKDALRKALSMGADKAIHVEDDDLHGTDAIGTSLVLAKAVEKAGYDLVVSGMASTDGTMGVVPALLAERLGVPQVTLLSEVSVEGGVVKGRRDGDSATEQLEASLPAVVSVTDQSGEARYPSFKGIMAAKKKPVQSWDLSDLDIDEDEVGLENAYTVVESAAERPARTAGTIVKDEGEGGKQLAEFLAGQKFI, via the coding sequence GTGAGCTTGAGGATCGTTGTCACTGTGAAGTACGTGCCCGACGCCACTGGCGACCGGCACTTCGCCGATGACCTGACCGTCGACCGGGACGACGTGGACGGTCTGCTCTCCGAGCTGGACGAGTACGCGGTCGAGCAGGCGCTGCAGATCTCCGAGAATTCCGACGACGACGTCGAGGTCACCGTCCTGACGGTGGGCCCCGAGGACGCCAAGGACGCCCTGCGCAAGGCGCTGTCCATGGGCGCGGACAAGGCGATCCACGTCGAGGACGACGACCTGCACGGCACCGACGCCATCGGCACCTCCCTGGTGCTGGCCAAGGCCGTCGAGAAGGCCGGTTACGACCTGGTCGTCTCCGGCATGGCCTCCACGGACGGCACCATGGGCGTCGTCCCCGCGCTGCTCGCGGAGCGCCTGGGCGTGCCGCAGGTGACGCTGCTGTCCGAGGTCTCGGTCGAGGGCGGCGTCGTGAAGGGCCGCCGGGACGGCGACTCGGCCACGGAGCAGCTGGAGGCGTCGCTGCCGGCGGTCGTGTCGGTCACCGACCAGTCGGGCGAGGCGCGTTACCCGTCCTTCAAGGGCATCATGGCGGCCAAGAAGAAGCCGGTTCAGTCCTGGGACCTCTCCGACCTCGACATCGACGAGGACGAGGTCGGTCTGGAGAACGCCTACACGGTCGTGGAGTCGGCCGCCGAGCGTCCGGCGCGCACCGCGGGCACGATCGTCAAGGACGAGGGCGAGGGCGGCAAGCAGCTCGCCGAGTTCCTCGCGGGCCAGAAGTTCATCTGA
- a CDS encoding electron transfer flavoprotein subunit alpha/FixB family protein has protein sequence MAEVLVYVDHVDGAVRKPTLELLTLARRVGEPVAVALGNGAGDTAAALAEHGAVKVLTHEAAEYADYLVVPKVDALQAAVAAVSPAAVLVPSSAEGKEIAARLALRLGSGVITDAVDLEAGDEGPVATQSVFAAAFTTKSRVSKGTPVITVKPNSAAVEAAPAAGAVEALSVTFSAAATGTKVTSRTPRESTGRPELTEAAIVVSGGRGVNGAENFAIIEALADSLGAAVGASRAAVDAGWYPHTNQVGQTGKSVSPQLYIASGISGAIQHRAGMQTSKTIVAINKDAEAPIFELVDYGVVGDLFDVVPQLTEEVKTRKG, from the coding sequence ATGGCTGAAGTTCTCGTCTACGTCGATCACGTGGACGGTGCCGTCCGCAAGCCGACCCTGGAGCTGCTGACGCTGGCCCGCCGGGTCGGCGAGCCCGTCGCCGTCGCGCTGGGCAACGGCGCCGGTGACACCGCCGCCGCCCTCGCCGAGCACGGCGCGGTGAAGGTCCTGACCCACGAGGCCGCCGAGTACGCCGACTACCTGGTCGTGCCGAAGGTCGACGCCCTCCAGGCCGCCGTCGCCGCCGTCTCCCCGGCCGCCGTGCTGGTCCCGTCCTCCGCCGAGGGCAAGGAGATCGCCGCCCGCCTGGCGCTGCGCCTGGGCTCCGGCGTCATCACCGACGCCGTCGACCTGGAGGCCGGCGACGAGGGCCCGGTGGCCACCCAGTCGGTGTTCGCCGCCGCCTTCACCACCAAGTCCCGCGTCTCCAAGGGCACCCCGGTCATCACGGTCAAGCCGAACTCGGCCGCCGTCGAGGCCGCCCCGGCCGCCGGCGCCGTCGAGGCCCTGTCGGTCACCTTCTCCGCCGCCGCCACCGGCACCAAGGTCACCTCGCGCACGCCTCGGGAGTCGACCGGCCGCCCGGAGCTGACCGAGGCCGCGATCGTCGTCTCCGGCGGCCGCGGTGTCAACGGCGCGGAGAACTTCGCGATCATCGAGGCGCTCGCCGACTCGCTCGGCGCGGCCGTCGGCGCCTCGCGCGCCGCGGTGGACGCGGGCTGGTACCCGCACACCAACCAGGTCGGCCAGACCGGCAAGTCCGTCTCGCCGCAGCTGTACATCGCCTCCGGCATCTCGGGCGCGATCCAGCACCGCGCGGGCATGCAGACCTCGAAGACGATCGTGGCGATCAACAAGGACGCCGAGGCCCCGATCTTCGAGCTGGTCGACTACGGCGTCGTCGGCGACCTCTTCGACGTCGTCCCGCAGCTCACCGAGGAAGTCAAGACCCGCAAGGGCTGA
- a CDS encoding DUF6986 family protein, which produces MGQQEKVATSLAGAVGEEISASLAPVDAELERRYPGDPGTRQPVHTVYVPGDVFAADTIRSWGDKALAALDEHAPDAASFAAVLGLADDLAEPVYTRVRAKLEREPIEDLRVDFEDGYGNRTDAEEDEAAARAARLVAEAYGQGTAAPYMGIRMKCMEAPVRARGIRTLDVFLSGLMEAGGLPDGLVLTLPKVTYPEQVTAMVRLLEAFEKARGLTPGRIGFEIQIETSQSILAADGTAAVARMIQAAEGRATGLHYGTFDYSACLGVSAAHQASDHPAADHAKAVMQVAAAGTGVRVSDGSTNVLPVGPTAQVHDAWRLHYGLTRRALARAYYQGWDMHPGHIPTRYAAVFAFYREGFEQAAARLARYANRTGGDVMDEPATAKALSGYLLRGLDCGALDIGEVARLTGLTRADLEGFSGPRRGDLTASAQ; this is translated from the coding sequence ATGGGTCAGCAGGAGAAGGTGGCAACGAGCCTCGCGGGCGCCGTCGGCGAGGAGATCAGTGCCTCCCTCGCACCGGTCGACGCGGAGCTGGAGCGCCGCTACCCCGGAGACCCGGGCACCCGCCAGCCCGTCCACACCGTCTACGTCCCCGGTGACGTCTTCGCCGCCGACACGATCCGCTCCTGGGGCGACAAGGCCCTCGCCGCGCTCGACGAACACGCCCCGGACGCCGCCTCCTTCGCCGCCGTCCTCGGTCTCGCCGACGACCTCGCGGAGCCCGTGTACACCCGCGTACGCGCCAAACTGGAGCGCGAGCCGATCGAAGACCTGCGCGTCGACTTCGAGGACGGCTACGGCAACCGTACGGACGCCGAGGAGGACGAGGCCGCCGCCCGCGCCGCCCGCCTGGTCGCCGAGGCGTACGGGCAGGGCACGGCCGCCCCGTACATGGGCATCCGCATGAAGTGCATGGAGGCGCCGGTGCGCGCCCGGGGCATCCGCACCCTCGACGTCTTCCTCAGCGGTCTGATGGAGGCCGGCGGCCTGCCCGACGGGCTGGTCCTCACCCTGCCCAAGGTGACCTACCCCGAGCAGGTCACCGCCATGGTGCGGCTCCTGGAGGCCTTCGAGAAGGCGCGCGGCCTCACGCCCGGCCGGATCGGCTTCGAGATCCAGATCGAGACCAGCCAGTCGATCCTCGCCGCCGACGGCACCGCCGCCGTCGCCCGGATGATCCAGGCCGCCGAGGGCCGCGCCACCGGCCTGCACTACGGCACCTTCGACTACAGCGCCTGCCTCGGCGTCTCCGCCGCCCACCAGGCCAGTGACCACCCGGCCGCCGACCACGCCAAGGCGGTCATGCAGGTCGCCGCCGCCGGCACCGGCGTACGGGTCTCGGACGGCTCCACCAACGTCCTGCCGGTCGGCCCCACCGCGCAGGTCCACGACGCCTGGCGGCTGCACTACGGCCTCACCCGCCGCGCCCTGGCCCGCGCCTACTACCAGGGCTGGGACATGCACCCCGGCCACATCCCCACCCGGTACGCGGCCGTCTTCGCCTTCTACCGCGAGGGCTTCGAACAGGCCGCCGCCCGCCTCGCCCGCTACGCCAACCGCACCGGCGGCGACGTCATGGACGAGCCCGCCACCGCCAAGGCCCTCAGCGGCTACCTGCTGCGCGGCCTGGACTGCGGCGCCCTCGACATCGGCGAGGTCGCCCGGCTGACCGGCCTGACCCGCGCCGACCTGGAGGGCTTCTCGGGCCCGCGGCGCGGCGACCTCACGGCGTCGGCGCAGTAG
- a CDS encoding LacI family DNA-binding transcriptional regulator, which yields MDDRTGHRIVPDTTRRADRLPGNRYGNRPTMKDVAARAGVGLKTVSRVVNGEPGVTPETERRVQEAIDALGFRRNDSARVLRKGRTASIGLVLEDLADPFYGPLSRAVEEVARAHGALLINGSSAEDPEREQELVLALCARRVDGLVVIPAGDDHRYLEPELKAGVATVFVDRPAGQIDADVVVSDNFGGARDGVAHLIAHGHRRIGFIGDMPRIHTAAERLRGYRAAMEDAGIPVEDSWMSLGVTDPVRVRRAAEEMLADPQPVTAIFTGNNRVTVTVIRVLAEHTRGVALVGFDDIELADLLQPGVTVVAQDAAALGRTAAERLFRQLDGSLLAPDRIELPTRLVTRGSGELPPSA from the coding sequence GTGGACGACAGGACAGGACACCGCATCGTGCCCGACACGACCCGCCGCGCAGACCGCCTCCCCGGGAACCGTTACGGCAACCGCCCGACCATGAAGGACGTCGCCGCCCGGGCGGGAGTCGGCCTCAAGACCGTCTCCCGGGTGGTCAACGGTGAGCCCGGCGTCACCCCGGAGACCGAGCGCCGCGTCCAGGAGGCCATCGACGCGCTGGGCTTCCGCCGCAACGACAGCGCGCGGGTGCTCCGCAAGGGCCGCACCGCGAGCATCGGCCTGGTCCTGGAGGATCTGGCGGACCCGTTCTACGGGCCGCTCAGCCGCGCCGTGGAGGAGGTGGCCCGCGCCCACGGCGCCCTGCTGATCAACGGGTCCAGCGCGGAGGACCCGGAGCGCGAGCAGGAGCTGGTGCTCGCCCTGTGCGCGCGGCGCGTGGACGGTCTCGTGGTGATCCCCGCCGGGGACGACCACCGGTATCTGGAGCCCGAGCTGAAGGCGGGCGTCGCCACGGTGTTCGTGGACCGTCCGGCGGGACAGATCGACGCGGACGTGGTGGTCTCCGACAACTTCGGTGGTGCTCGCGACGGGGTGGCCCACCTGATCGCGCACGGGCACCGCAGGATCGGCTTCATCGGCGACATGCCCCGCATCCACACCGCCGCCGAGCGGTTGCGCGGCTACCGGGCGGCGATGGAGGACGCGGGCATACCGGTCGAGGACTCCTGGATGTCCCTGGGTGTCACCGATCCCGTGCGGGTGCGCCGGGCGGCCGAGGAGATGCTCGCCGACCCGCAGCCGGTCACCGCGATCTTCACCGGCAACAACCGGGTGACGGTCACCGTGATCCGGGTCCTGGCCGAGCACACCCGGGGCGTCGCACTGGTCGGTTTCGACGACATCGAGCTGGCCGACCTGCTCCAGCCGGGCGTCACCGTGGTCGCGCAGGACGCGGCCGCCCTCGGCCGCACCGCCGCCGAGCGGCTCTTCCGGCAGCTGGACGGCTCCCTCCTCGCCCCCGACCGCATCGAACTGCCGACCAGGCTGGTCACCCGGGGCTCGGGCGAGCTGCCGCCGTCGGCCTGA
- a CDS encoding ROK family protein — protein sequence MHTDLVAALDIGGTKIAGALVDGDGRIQARAQRATPAREDGDTVMRAVEDVLAELTASPLWGRASAVGIGSAGPVDASAGTVSPVNVPGWRDYPLVRRVRSAAGGLPVELIGDGVAITAAEHWQGAARGHDNALCMVVSTGVGGGLVLGGRLHPGPTGNAGHIGHISVDLDGDPCPCGARGCVERIASGPNIARRALEAGWLPGPDGDTSAAAVAASARLGDPVAVASFERAAQALAAGIAATATLVEIDIAVVGGGVGKAGDVLFAPLRKALTDYATLSFVQRLAVVPAQMGTDAGLVGAAAAALARTADVTAAHV from the coding sequence ATGCACACCGACCTAGTGGCAGCGCTGGACATCGGCGGCACCAAGATCGCCGGCGCGCTGGTGGACGGCGACGGCCGCATCCAGGCGCGCGCACAGCGTGCGACACCCGCCCGGGAGGACGGTGACACCGTGATGCGGGCCGTCGAGGACGTGCTCGCCGAACTGACCGCGTCGCCCCTGTGGGGGCGGGCCTCGGCGGTCGGCATCGGCAGCGCCGGCCCGGTGGACGCCTCGGCCGGCACGGTCAGCCCGGTGAACGTGCCCGGCTGGCGCGACTACCCGCTGGTCCGACGGGTCCGGTCCGCCGCCGGCGGCCTGCCGGTGGAGCTGATCGGCGACGGGGTGGCCATCACGGCGGCCGAACACTGGCAGGGCGCCGCCCGCGGACACGACAACGCGCTGTGCATGGTGGTCTCGACCGGCGTCGGCGGCGGACTGGTGCTGGGCGGCCGGCTGCACCCCGGACCGACCGGCAACGCCGGCCACATCGGCCACATCAGCGTCGACCTGGACGGCGACCCCTGCCCCTGCGGCGCGCGCGGCTGCGTGGAGCGCATAGCGAGCGGCCCCAACATCGCCCGCCGCGCGCTGGAGGCCGGCTGGCTGCCCGGACCGGACGGCGACACCTCCGCCGCCGCGGTCGCCGCCTCGGCACGCCTCGGCGACCCCGTGGCCGTCGCCTCCTTCGAACGGGCCGCGCAGGCACTGGCCGCCGGCATCGCCGCCACCGCGACCCTCGTCGAGATCGACATCGCCGTGGTGGGCGGGGGAGTGGGCAAGGCGGGGGACGTCCTCTTCGCCCCGCTGCGCAAGGCCCTCACCGACTACGCGACGCTGTCCTTCGTCCAGCGCCTCGCGGTCGTCCCCGCCCAGATGGGCACGGACGCCGGACTGGTCGGCGCGGCCGCCGCGGCCCTGGCGAGGACGGCGGACGTGACCGCCGCCCACGTCTGA
- a CDS encoding NUDIX hydrolase, with the protein MTVVWINGAFGAGKTTTARELIELIPNSTLFDPEVVGGALAHLLPPKRLAEVGDFQDLPIWRRLVIDTAAALLADLGGTLVVPMTLLRQEYRDEIFGGLAARRIEVRHILLAPAETILRERIASREVPRDLPDGELRTRQWSYDHIEPYRAALASWLTADAHPVDTGALTPYEAAARVAEAVGSGAVPACEIVQTPEPTGETVAAGVLLFDERDRILLVDPTYKPGWEFPGGVVEPGEAPARAGIREVAEETGLSLRDVPALLVVDWEPPAPPAYGGLRLLFDGGRLDAADAGRVLLPGPELRGWRFATEDEAADLLPPVRYERLRWALRARERGAAHYLEAGTPVG; encoded by the coding sequence GTGACCGTCGTCTGGATCAACGGCGCGTTCGGTGCGGGGAAGACCACCACCGCACGGGAACTGATCGAACTGATCCCGAACAGCACGCTCTTCGACCCCGAGGTCGTCGGCGGGGCACTCGCGCACCTGCTGCCGCCCAAACGCCTGGCCGAGGTGGGCGACTTCCAGGACCTGCCGATCTGGCGCCGGCTGGTGATCGACACGGCGGCGGCGCTGCTCGCCGACCTCGGCGGGACGCTCGTGGTCCCGATGACCCTGCTGCGCCAGGAGTACCGGGACGAGATCTTCGGCGGTCTCGCCGCTCGCCGGATCGAGGTCCGGCACATCCTGCTGGCCCCGGCCGAAACGATCCTGCGGGAGCGAATAGCGAGCCGCGAGGTGCCGCGGGACCTCCCGGACGGCGAGCTGCGGACACGGCAGTGGTCCTACGACCACATCGAGCCCTACCGCGCGGCCCTCGCCTCCTGGCTCACCGCCGACGCCCACCCCGTCGACACCGGCGCCCTCACCCCCTACGAGGCCGCCGCCCGGGTCGCCGAGGCCGTCGGCTCGGGTGCCGTGCCGGCCTGCGAGATCGTCCAGACCCCTGAGCCCACCGGCGAGACCGTCGCCGCCGGCGTCCTGCTCTTCGACGAGCGGGACCGGATCCTGCTCGTGGACCCCACCTACAAACCCGGCTGGGAGTTCCCCGGCGGCGTCGTCGAACCCGGCGAGGCGCCCGCCCGCGCCGGCATCCGCGAGGTCGCCGAGGAGACCGGCCTCAGCCTCCGGGACGTACCGGCCCTGCTGGTCGTCGACTGGGAACCCCCGGCCCCTCCCGCCTACGGCGGTCTGCGGCTGCTCTTCGACGGCGGCCGGCTCGACGCCGCGGACGCCGGCCGGGTGCTGCTGCCCGGCCCCGAGCTGCGCGGCTGGCGCTTCGCCACCGAGGACGAGGCCGCCGACCTGCTGCCCCCGGTCCGCTACGAGCGGCTGCGCTGGGCGTTGCGGGCCCGGGAACGCGGCGCCGCCCACTATCTGGAGGCGGGCACGCCGGTCGGCTGA
- a CDS encoding dipeptidase: MSSNPVAETVASLMPRAKEELAALVAFKSVADFDQFPRSESEGAANWIAAALRTEGFQDVALLDTPDGTQSVYGYLPGPEGAKTVLLYAHYDVQPPLDEAGWATPPFELTERDGRWYGRGAADCKGGVLMHLLALRALKANGGVPVHVKVIAEGSEEQGTGGLERYAEAHPELLAADTIVIGDAGNFRVGLPTVTSTLRGMTLLRVKVDTLEGNLHSGQFGGAAPDALAALIRVLDSLRAADGSTTVDGLAADSTWEGLAYDEEQFRRDARVLDGVELIGSGSVADRIWARPAVTVLGIDCPPVVGATPSVQAGARALVSLRVPPGVDAAEATKLLQAHLETRTPWGARVAVEQIGQGQAFRADTTSPAYQAMADAMAVAYPGEEMQYAGQGGSIPLCNTLASLYPEAEILLIGLSEPEAQIHAVNESVSPKELERLSVAEAHFLRNYAAS, encoded by the coding sequence ATGTCGTCGAATCCGGTCGCCGAGACCGTCGCTTCGCTGATGCCCCGCGCGAAGGAGGAACTGGCCGCGCTGGTGGCCTTCAAGTCGGTGGCCGACTTCGACCAGTTCCCGCGCAGTGAGAGCGAGGGTGCCGCCAACTGGATAGCGGCGGCCCTGCGCACCGAGGGCTTCCAGGACGTGGCCCTGCTGGACACGCCGGACGGCACGCAGTCGGTGTACGGGTACCTGCCGGGGCCCGAGGGCGCGAAGACGGTGCTGCTCTACGCCCACTACGACGTGCAGCCGCCGCTGGACGAGGCGGGCTGGGCCACTCCGCCGTTCGAGCTGACCGAGCGCGACGGCCGGTGGTACGGGCGCGGCGCCGCGGACTGCAAGGGCGGCGTGCTGATGCACCTGCTCGCGCTGCGCGCGCTGAAGGCGAACGGGGGCGTGCCGGTGCACGTCAAGGTCATCGCCGAGGGTTCCGAGGAGCAGGGCACGGGCGGCCTCGAGCGGTACGCCGAGGCACACCCCGAGCTGCTGGCCGCGGACACCATCGTCATCGGCGACGCAGGCAACTTCCGGGTCGGCCTGCCGACGGTCACCTCCACGCTGCGCGGCATGACGCTGCTGCGCGTGAAGGTCGACACGCTCGAAGGCAACCTGCACTCGGGGCAGTTCGGCGGCGCGGCGCCCGACGCGCTGGCCGCCCTGATCCGCGTGCTGGACTCGCTGCGCGCGGCGGACGGCTCGACGACGGTCGACGGTCTGGCGGCGGACAGCACCTGGGAGGGGCTCGCCTACGACGAGGAGCAGTTCCGCCGGGACGCGCGGGTGCTGGACGGCGTGGAGCTGATCGGCTCCGGTTCGGTCGCCGACCGGATCTGGGCGCGGCCGGCCGTCACGGTGCTCGGCATCGACTGCCCGCCGGTCGTCGGCGCCACCCCGTCGGTGCAGGCGGGCGCGCGGGCGCTGGTGAGCCTGAGGGTGCCGCCGGGCGTGGACGCGGCCGAGGCCACCAAGCTCCTCCAGGCCCACCTGGAGACGCGTACGCCGTGGGGCGCCCGGGTCGCCGTCGAGCAGATCGGCCAGGGCCAGGCGTTCCGCGCCGACACCACGAGCCCGGCGTACCAGGCCATGGCGGACGCGATGGCGGTGGCGTACCCCGGCGAGGAGATGCAGTACGCCGGTCAGGGCGGCTCCATCCCGCTGTGCAACACCCTGGCGTCCCTCTACCCGGAGGCGGAGATCCTGCTGATCGGCCTGAGCGAGCCGGAGGCGCAGATCCACGCCGTGAACGAGAGCGTGTCCCCAAAGGAGCTGGAGCGGCTGTCGGTGGCGGAGGCGCACTTCCTGCGCAACTACGCGGCGAGCTGA
- a CDS encoding geranylgeranyl reductase family protein → MSSENSSADDARQVWDVVVVGAGPAGASAAYAAAVAGRRVLLLEKAELPRYKTCGGGIIGPSRDTLPPGFELPFQDRVHAVTFSNNGRFTRTRRSRQMLFGLINRPEFDLQLVEHAQKAGAELRTGATVTRVEQHGSAVPDRRTVAVVLQGGETLLARAVVGADGSASRIGAHVGVKLDQVDLGLEAEIPVPETVAEDWKGRVLIDWGPIPGSYGWVFPKGDTLTVGVISARGEGAATKRYLEDFVARLGLAGFEPSVSSGHLTRCRADDSPLSRGRVLVCGDAAGLLEPWTREGISFALRSGRLAGEWAVRVSEAHDAVDARKQALNYAFAIKAGLGVEMSVGKRMLTVFERRPGLFHAALTGFRPAWKAFKDITQGSTSLGELVRSHPLAQRALGAMDRRSEAAETSTRSASPAGEETGA, encoded by the coding sequence GTGAGCAGCGAGAACTCTTCGGCGGACGACGCGCGTCAGGTCTGGGACGTGGTCGTGGTGGGCGCGGGACCGGCGGGGGCCTCGGCCGCCTACGCGGCGGCGGTCGCGGGGCGGCGCGTCCTGTTGCTGGAGAAGGCCGAGCTGCCCCGCTACAAAACATGCGGCGGCGGCATCATCGGGCCCTCGCGCGACACCCTCCCGCCCGGCTTCGAGCTGCCCTTCCAGGACCGGGTGCACGCGGTGACCTTCTCGAACAACGGGCGCTTCACCCGGACCCGGCGCTCCCGGCAGATGCTGTTCGGGCTGATCAACCGGCCCGAGTTCGACCTGCAGCTCGTCGAGCACGCCCAGAAGGCGGGCGCCGAGCTGCGCACCGGCGCGACCGTGACCCGGGTGGAGCAGCACGGCTCGGCGGTGCCGGACCGGCGTACGGTCGCCGTCGTCCTCCAGGGCGGTGAGACGCTGCTGGCCCGGGCCGTGGTCGGCGCGGACGGCAGCGCCAGCCGGATAGGCGCCCACGTCGGGGTCAAGCTGGACCAGGTCGACCTCGGCCTGGAGGCGGAGATCCCGGTGCCCGAGACGGTCGCCGAGGACTGGAAGGGCCGGGTGCTCATCGACTGGGGCCCGATCCCCGGCAGTTACGGCTGGGTCTTCCCCAAGGGCGACACGCTCACGGTCGGGGTCATCTCGGCGCGCGGCGAGGGCGCGGCGACCAAGCGGTACCTGGAGGACTTCGTCGCCCGGCTCGGGCTCGCCGGATTCGAACCGAGCGTCTCCTCCGGCCACCTGACGCGCTGCCGCGCGGACGACTCGCCGCTCTCGCGCGGCCGGGTCCTGGTGTGCGGGGACGCGGCCGGGCTCCTGGAGCCGTGGACCCGCGAGGGCATCTCCTTCGCGCTGCGCTCGGGACGGCTCGCGGGGGAGTGGGCGGTGCGCGTCTCCGAGGCCCACGACGCGGTGGACGCGCGCAAGCAGGCCCTGAACTACGCGTTCGCGATCAAGGCCGGACTGGGCGTGGAGATGAGTGTCGGCAAGCGGATGCTGACGGTGTTCGAGCGCCGGCCCGGCCTCTTCCACGCGGCCCTGACCGGTTTCCGTCCGGCCTGGAAGGCGTTCAAGGACATCACGCAGGGCTCGACCTCGCTGGGCGAGCTGGTCCGCAGCCATCCGCTGGCGCAGCGGGCGCTGGGGGCGATGGACCGCCGGTCCGAGGCGGCCGAGACGTCCACCCGGTCCGCGTCGCCCGCGGGTGAGGAGACCGGCGCCTGA
- a CDS encoding sensor histidine kinase — translation MDGQRERAGRVPQWWWHGPPWWNRRGDEEQRPAWPWRSTVLVTAFVLVGSNFAAHAQEAERAALDPFARVLLFVTGAALLWRQRYPVPVVFGTAVTTLVYLGAGYPYGPVFAAVAVACFSAVVAGHRRAAWAAMGTLWAGHALVAHWLYRWLPPSGDSAASWGQELVIATWVVAIAALSELARARREQWARERAERAQAARRRADEERLRIARELHDVLAHSISVINVQAGVGLALLDTDPEQARTALTTIKDQSKEALGEVRQVLDTLRTPGDAPRAPAPGLDRLPELVEQAASAGLTVEVEGKPPRLSPGTDLAAFRIVQEALTNVVRHSGSRHARVRLGRDGGTLLLRVDDDGPATGAEAGGSGNGLAGMRERAAALGGTIEAGPRPDGGFRVLAALPIDVKHPNRTKEDDR, via the coding sequence ATGGACGGACAGCGCGAGCGCGCGGGCCGGGTGCCGCAGTGGTGGTGGCACGGGCCCCCGTGGTGGAACCGGCGGGGCGACGAGGAACAGCGCCCCGCCTGGCCCTGGCGCTCCACCGTGCTCGTCACGGCGTTCGTGCTGGTCGGCTCCAACTTCGCCGCCCACGCCCAGGAGGCGGAGCGGGCCGCACTGGACCCCTTCGCGCGCGTGCTGCTCTTCGTGACGGGAGCCGCCCTGCTGTGGCGGCAGCGGTACCCGGTGCCGGTCGTGTTCGGCACGGCGGTCACCACCCTGGTCTACCTCGGCGCCGGATACCCGTACGGCCCGGTGTTCGCGGCCGTCGCGGTGGCCTGCTTCAGCGCCGTCGTCGCCGGGCACCGCAGGGCCGCGTGGGCGGCGATGGGAACCCTGTGGGCCGGGCACGCCCTGGTGGCGCACTGGCTCTACCGGTGGCTGCCGCCGTCCGGCGACTCGGCCGCCTCCTGGGGGCAGGAACTCGTGATCGCCACCTGGGTGGTGGCCATCGCGGCCCTGTCGGAGCTGGCCCGGGCCCGCCGTGAGCAGTGGGCGCGGGAGCGGGCGGAGCGGGCCCAGGCGGCACGCCGGCGCGCGGACGAGGAGCGGCTGCGGATCGCCCGCGAGCTGCACGACGTCCTCGCGCACAGCATCTCCGTCATCAACGTGCAGGCCGGTGTCGGACTCGCCCTCCTGGACACCGACCCGGAACAGGCCCGCACCGCACTCACCACCATCAAGGACCAGAGCAAGGAAGCGCTCGGCGAGGTGCGGCAGGTACTCGACACCCTGCGCACCCCCGGGGACGCGCCGCGCGCTCCGGCCCCCGGCCTGGACCGGCTCCCGGAACTGGTCGAGCAGGCGGCGAGCGCGGGCCTCACCGTCGAGGTGGAGGGGAAACCGCCGCGCCTGTCGCCCGGTACCGACCTCGCGGCCTTCCGCATCGTGCAGGAGGCGCTCACCAACGTCGTACGGCACTCGGGTTCGCGGCACGCACGCGTCCGTCTCGGCCGGGACGGCGGCACGCTGCTGCTGCGCGTCGACGACGACGGTCCCGCGACGGGCGCCGAGGCGGGCGGCAGCGGCAACGGGCTGGCCGGGATGCGGGAGCGCGCGGCGGCGCTGGGTGGCACCATCGAGGCGGGCCCGCGCCCCGACGGCGGCTTCCGGGTCCTGGCGGCCCTGCCGATCGACGTGAAGCACCCGAACCGTACGAAGGAGGACGACCGGTGA
- a CDS encoding response regulator transcription factor has translation MIRVLLADDQSLVRAGFRALLDAQSDIEVVAEAADGEEAVRSIRELRPDVVLMDIRMPLLDGLAATRRITGDPGLPDVKVVMLTTFELDEYVFEAIRSGASGFLVKDTEPEELLRAVRAVVDGDALLSPGVTRRLIAEFAARSKEPAAAGEMARLTEREREVMALVGIGLSNDEIARRLVVSPLTAKTHVSRTMVKLGARDRAQLVVLAYESGLVRPGWLG, from the coding sequence GTGATCCGCGTACTGCTCGCCGACGACCAGTCACTGGTACGGGCCGGTTTCCGGGCGCTGCTGGACGCGCAGTCGGACATCGAGGTGGTCGCGGAGGCCGCCGACGGTGAGGAAGCGGTGCGCTCGATCCGCGAACTGCGCCCCGACGTCGTCCTCATGGACATCCGCATGCCCCTGCTCGACGGCCTCGCCGCGACCCGCCGGATCACCGGCGACCCGGGGCTGCCCGACGTGAAGGTGGTCATGCTCACCACCTTCGAACTCGACGAGTACGTCTTCGAGGCGATCCGCTCCGGTGCCTCCGGCTTCCTGGTCAAGGACACCGAACCCGAGGAACTCCTGCGCGCCGTGCGGGCGGTGGTGGACGGCGACGCGCTGCTGTCGCCGGGGGTGACGCGGCGGCTGATCGCCGAGTTCGCGGCCCGTTCCAAGGAGCCCGCGGCGGCCGGCGAGATGGCCCGGCTGACCGAACGGGAGCGCGAGGTGATGGCCCTGGTCGGCATCGGACTGTCCAACGACGAGATCGCCCGCCGACTGGTCGTCAGCCCGCTGACCGCCAAGACCCACGTCAGCCGGACCATGGTGAAACTCGGCGCCCGCGACCGTGCCCAACTGGTCGTCCTCGCCTACGAGTCGGGACTGGTACGACCCGGCTGGCTCGGCTGA